Proteins from a genomic interval of Plasmodium sp. gorilla clade G2 genome assembly, chromosome: 10:
- a CDS encoding schizont egress antigen-1 yields MMENKYPNELFCYINRYNINEIIENGEEKYANEYDEDKDMSINHMKENNGICEYELPFLLDHVDDSNKEDSENNSLKSYLDDGVSTILSKPDELENYNKQNENDFDENNNKKNNKMDQSKEKINIIIIPNKSVINNFEEILSMANGNDKNIEKKLNDRFYQICCKSIADINTHNLNKVKDLKKEKNKGSLNIEHIDYGDIFLTIHDTLKSNNKIKGNHKTNLLHDSSYEIKKKTRSGTNIYKNPYHRGSYLRSYKNQKDTIYLNNLNNIMMDKNSNCSDSRKKEYSHFNSQEFSYDKYSMKDRMFLKNLYMKQNRLRDKRGNYDKMGDYQNIENYHKEDENSFDSMNMSDIVHSNKMNHVNIMDHMIYKDYKNRSKLVDTITSREKYVKNYDDNVESDNNSFKNDNDEEHMCLEYDDTYNLKDTVKNIIDEEEQYDKDATCICDKNEDVEDLFLSKKTNYSSNKKREDYEKVLLEDNLHLKQTPSKRTNINIIPDYDDNNRSNKSYKENEENVLSEVWGSLKNDDILYKDNMLNVINEDNTKEEDDNESVAHLDNDEDEKEEINKDVYSNVLSCEENMIARNEKYNELLNSTSNFEKIDDQSEFNIGSKEDKEYFDLLIQKYENTKINLDDNELLSLNLSDEQHEEMYKGDSYENVNEVEDNDNKMGNFYDNNAMEDINHNNMEDIYNDNIMEDINHNNMEDHVNYDDEELNKKIDEVEEEKEKRIEDRGIYDELLENDMCNLYNLKMHDLHNLKAYDFGLSKDLLKKDIFIYSNNLKNDDMDDNNNNNMNDIGIGENDIYENNIDDNDMCNNYVNGNDLYINNMEDDAMDDTVYDEEEIKSFLDKLKSDIANQINGKNGKNGKNGNVEVTGQDGNEEMSYINNDENLQAFDLLDNFHMDDYGNDYNDNEEDRNEDEQNKTKQKELHNNVDGKLKLSDLNELNASDINNNFYMSTPRKSIDERKDTECQTDFPLLDISRNTNRTPRRKSVEVILVEKKLKKKKQKDINKYTDENKDSNRRYPKRNRIKTLRYWIGERELTERNPYTGEIDVVGFSECKNLQDLSPHIIGPIEYKKIYLNDLNSNENEENEENEENEENDGEEKNYKNHNNLESEGEDIVNDDVNNLHVHISNDNTSHSKKIKGAPSRISNTNNGRKKRRKRKFINVVNYIKKKKKKKLTKSMDKMEVADNFKNDISDNNKQSGDENKKDDDENKQDDGKNKQDDDDNKQDNDDNKQDNDDNKQDNDDNKQDNNDNKQDDDDNKQNDDIYMNEDMYLFNDLNDNFDDNEHFLNNGDKDSHVEEITIEKIQTESIKKDILNNDEQDNNDNIFNIDNEVIDMKDENIDEMESDDKLKTFENLESLKSTTHLNNTDNCDVDLSEHTNEINSAEEKKVHIEVNKKTNHEKKKKEKKKNKNKNKNKKKKKKEKTQIDIMYKNLSRLNLNLLLPTKKKVKKSENSFKKEKEKQKKKRNKKVKKVKGINKGGKIKNKKKKNKDNNSDSSTKCIVEGEKEKNLHELNKNGNLEDEKMDIDISMNISSINCESDNKSVSKEGEEEKKEIDEERKEIDEEKKEIDEEKKEIDEEKKEIDEEKKEIDEEKKDIDEEKKQIDEDKQDIDEEKKEIDENKQEIDEDKQDIDEEKQYDENIHSDNIINNGNNPFVNNNNSFFNITSPLRTQIINEEENSLNEMKEDINEYVEMENKLDEEKIKDSEEVCRKIEVDNKMISPINRHNFYLTILEGMNKNSPIQWNKNNMTLSKNKGKIYKGRKEKKRKRSHKNDENFLDHSILNDTNMSDKMDERNELSDSIKSNSTTNIVLETIKYDNRKKIKANDTNEEIIKYDNFTSKYNNKSDGIQLNGGIYINKLKLSLDIPINKFTVSSNLGPPSSIGSTEIQPIQKNLFNDFKMNINLYCIRMQPHEKYSSYSHKQNLVVYIDKGEKINIIINISKTYEKGDFFYIPKFSNFQLINDSRCDCVLYVCPLI; encoded by the exons atgatggaaaataaataccccaatgaattattttgttatataaatagatataatataaacgAAATAATAGAAAATGGAGAAGAGAAATATGCAAATGAATATGATGAAGATAAGGATATGTCAATAAATCATATGAAAGAAAACAATGGTATATGTGAATATGAACTACCATTTTTATTAGACCATGTGGATGATAGTAATAAAGAAGATTCAGAGAATAATTCACTAAAGAGTTATCTCGATGATGGTGTATCCACTATCCTTTCAAAACCAGATGAActagaaaattataataaacaaaatgaaaatgattttgacgaaaataataataaaaaaaataataaaatggacCAATcgaaggaaaaaataaatattataataataccaAATAAAAGTGTTATAAACAATTTTGAAGAGATATTAAGCATGGCAAAtggaaatgataaaaatatagagaaAAAGTTGAATGATAGATTTTATCAAATTTGTTGTAAAAGTATAGCTGATATAAATAcacataatttaaataaagttAAAGatttgaaaaaagaaaaaaataaaggatcCTTGAATATTGAACATATAGATTATGGAGATATTTTTCTTACTATACATGATACattaaaaagtaataataaaataaaaggaaaccATAAAACTAACCTATTACACGATTCTtcttatgaaataaaaaagaaaacaagaagtggaacaaatatatataaaaatccATATCATAGAGGTTCGTATTTGAgatcatataaaaatcaaaagGATACCATTTAccttaataatttaaacaaCATTATGATGGATAAAAATAGTAATTGTAGTGATTCAcgaaaaaaggaatattcGCATTTCAATTCTCAGGAATTTTCATATGACAAATATAGTATGAAGGACAGAATGTTTCTCAAAAATTTGTATATGAAACAAAATAGATTAAGGGATAAAAGGGGGAATTATGACAAAATGGGAGATTATCAAAATATTGAAAACTATCATAAAGAGGATGAAAATAGTTTTGATTCTATGAATATGTCAGATATTGTCCattcaaataaaatgaaCCATGTTAATATCATGGATCATATGATTTATAAAGATTATAAGAATAGGAGCAAACTAGTAGATACAATAACTTCTCGTGAAAAGtatgtaaaaaattatgacGATAACGTCGAAagtgataataattcttttaagaatgataatgatgaagaaCATATGTGTTTAGAGTATGACGATACATATAACTTAAAAGATAcagttaaaaatattattgatgaagaagaacaaTATGATAAGGATGCTACTTGTATATGTGATAAGAACGAAGATGTTGAGGATTTGTTTCTTTCAAAGAAAACGAATTATTCttctaataaaaaaagagaagaTTATGAGAAAGTATTACTTGAAGATAATTTACATTTAAAACAAACCCCATcaaaaagaacaaatattaatataatccCAGATTATGATGATAACAATAGAAGTAATAAGAGTTATAAGGAAAATGAAGAGAATGTTTTATCTGAGGTATGGGGtagtttaaaaaatgatgatatattatataaagataatatgtTGAATGTcataaatgaagataatacaAAGGAAGAGGATGACAACGAAAGCGTTGCCCATTTAGATAATGATGAggatgaaaaagaagaaataaataaagatgtATATTCCAATGTATTGTCGTGTGAAGAAAATATGATTGCGAGGAATGAAAAGTATAACGAATTATTGAATAGTACAAGTAACTTTGAAAAAATTGATGATCAAAGTGAATTTAATATTGGAAGTAAGGAAgataaagaatattttgatttgttaatacaaaaatatgaaaatacaaaaataaacTTAGATGATAATGAATTACTTTCATTGAATCTTAGTGATGAGCAACATGAAGAAATGTACAAGGGAGATTCTTATGAAAATGTAAATGAAGTGgaagataatgataataaaatgggAAATTTTTATGACAATAATGCAATGGAAGatattaatcataataacatggaggatatttataatgataatattatggaagatattaatcataataaCATGGAAGACCATgttaattatgatgatgaagaattgaataaaaaaatagatgAGGTGGaagaagaaaaggaaaaaaggaTTGAGGATAGAGGAATATACGATGAATTATTAGAAAATGATATGTGTAATTTATACAATTTAAAAATGCATGATTTGCATAATTTAAAAGCCTATGATTTTGGATTATCTAAAGATCTATTAAAAAaggatatttttatatatagtaataatttgaaaaatgatgatatggatgataataataataataatatgaatgatattgGTATAGgtgaaaatgatatatatgaaaataatatagatgataatgatatgtGTAATAATTACGTGAATGgaaatgatttatatattaacaatatgGAGGACGATGCCATGGATGATACTGTATATGATGAGGAAGAAATTAAAAGTTTCctagataaattaaaatctGATATAGCAAATCAaataaatggaaaaaatGGAAAGAATGGCAAAAATGGAAATGTGGAAGTTACAGGACAAGATGGTAATGAAGAAATgtcttatataaataatgatgaaaatttaCAAGCCTTTGATTTGTTAGATAATTTTCATATGGATGATTATGGtaatgattataatgataatgaagaagataGAAATGAAGACgaacaaaacaaaacaaaacaaaaagagttacataataatgtagatggaaaattaaaattatcagatttaaatgaattaaatgcaagtgatataaataataatttctatATGTCAACTCCTCGAAAATCTATAGATGAACGTAAGGATACGGAATGTCAAACAGATTTTCCATTATTAGATATATCAAGGAATACTAATAGGACTCCTAGAAGAAAAAGTGTGGAAGTAATACttgtagaaaaaaaattaaaaaaaaaaaaacaaaaggatataaataaatatacagatgaaaataaagatagTAATAGAAGATATCCGAAAAGAAATAGAATTAAAACTTTGCGTTATTGGATAGGAGAAAGAGAGTTAACTGAAAGAAACCCTTACACAGGAGAAATAGATGTTGTAGGATTTAGTGAGTGTAAAAATTTGCAAGATTTATCACCTCATATTATTGGTCCgattgaatataaaaaaatatatttgaacgATCTTAATAGTAATGAAAATGAGGAAAATGaggaaaatgaagaaaatgaagaaaatgatggagaggaaaaaaattataaaaatcataataatctTGAGTCTGAGGGTGAGGATATTGTAAATGATGATGTAAATAATTTACATGTTCACATAAGCAATGATAACACCTCTCATTCGAAGAAAATAAAGGGAGCTCCAAGCAGGATtagtaatacaaataatggAAGGAAAAAACGAAGAAAGAGAAAATTTATCAATGTggttaattatataaagaagaagaaaaagaagaaactGACAAAGAGTATGGATAAGATGGAGGTTGCAGATAATTTCAAGAATGATataagtgataataataaacagagtggtgatgaaaataaaaaagatgatgatgaaaataaacaaGATGAtggtaaaaataaacaagatgatgatgataataaacaagataatgatgataataaacaagataatgatgataataaacaagataatgatgataataaacaagataataatgataataaacaagatgatgatgataataaacaaaatgatgatatttaCATGAATGAAGATATGTATTTGTTCAATGATTTAAATGATAACTTCGATGACAATGAACATTTCTTAAATAATGGTGATAAGGATTCGCATGTTGAAGAAATTACTATAGAAAAAATTCAAACGGAGAGtataaaaaaggatattttaaataatgacGAGCAGGATAATAATGAcaacatatttaatattgataatgaaGTTATAGATATGAAGGATGAAAATATAGATGAAATGGAAAGTGATGACAAATTAAAAACTTTTGAAAATTTGGAAAGTTTGAAAAGTACAacacatttaaataatacagATAATTGTGATGTAGATTTGAGTGAACATACCAATGAAATAAATTCTGCTGAGGAAAAAAAAGTTCATATTGaagttaataaaaaaacaaatcatgaaaaaaaaaaaaaagaaaaaaaaaagaataagaataagaataaaaataagaagaaaaaaaaaaaagaaaaaacacaAATAGATATCATGTACAAAAATTTGTCCAGACTTAATTTAAATTTGTTACTTCcaaccaaaaaaaaagttaagaAATCGGAAAACTCatttaaaaaagagaaagaaaaacaaaagaagaaaagaaataaaaaagttaaaAAAGTTAAAGGTATTAACAAGGggggaaaaataaaaaataagaagaaaaaaaataaagacaaTAATAGTGATAGTAGTACTAAATGTATTGTAGAAggggaaaaagaaaaaaatttacatgagcttaataaaaatggaaatCTTGAAGATGAGAAAATGGATATTGATATTTCTATGAATATTTCAAGTATAAATTGTGAAAGTGATAATAAAAGTGTGAGTAAGGAAGGAGAGGAAGAAAAGAAAGAGATAGATGAAGAAAGGAAAGAGATagatgaagaaaagaaagagatagatgaagaaaagaaagagatagatgaagaaaagaaagagatagatgaagaaaagaaagagatagatgaagaaaagaaagatatagatgaagaaaagaaaCAGATAGATGAAGACAAACAAGATATagatgaagaaaagaaagaGATAGATGAAAACAAACAAGAAATAGATGAAGACAAACAAGATATAGATGAAGAAAAAcaatatgatgaaaatattcatagtgataacataataaataatggAAACAATCCATTTGTAAACAATaacaattctttttttaatattacaaGTCCATTAAGaacacaaataataaatgaggAAGAAAATAGTTTGAACGAAATGAAAGAAGACATAAATGAATATGTTGAAATGGAAAATAAGTTGGAtgaggaaaaaataaaagattcAGAAGAAGTTTGTAGAAAAATAGAGgtagataataaaatgatttcTCCTATTAATagacataatttttatttaacaaTTCTTGAAGGAATGAATAAGAATTCCCCTATTCAatggaataaaaataatatgactttatcaaaaaataaaggaaaaatttataaaggaaggaaagaaaagaaaagaaaacgttcccataaaaatgatgaaaattttCTTGATCATagtatattaaatgataccAATATGAGTGACAAAATGGATGAAAGAAATGAATTATCAGATAGTATAAAATCTAATAGTACTACCAATATTGTATTAGAAactataaaatatgataataggaaaaaaataaaggcaAATGATACAAACGAGGAAATAATCAAATATGATAACTTCACttctaaatataataataaaagtgatgGTATACAATTGAATggtggaatatatataaataaattgaaaCTTTCCTTAGATATtcctataaataaatttacgGTATCTTCAAATCTTGGACCTCCATCATCTATAGGATCAACAGAAATACAGCCTATTCAAAag AATCTCTTCAACGATttcaaaatgaatattaacTTGTACTGTATTAGGATGCAACCACATGAAAAATACAGCTCATATAGCCATAAACAAAATTTA GTTGTATATATTGATAAGGgagaaaaaattaacataatAATCAACATCTCAAAGACTTATGAGAAAGgtgattttttttacataccTAAATTTTCTAACTTCCAACTAATTAATGATAGCAG atGTGATTGTGTTTTATATGTTTGTcctttaatttaa